A part of Candidatus Methylomirabilis tolerans genomic DNA contains:
- a CDS encoding NADH-quinone oxidoreductase subunit J, producing the protein MEWLVFVPLAAIALSTAVLVIVLRNPVYCALSLVGTFFALSGVYLLLQAQFIAVVQVIVYAGAIMVLFLFVVMLLDLGHESPAWLQRDRPRLLLGIGVIVLLLIELAIPIGS; encoded by the coding sequence ATGGAATGGCTAGTGTTTGTGCCGCTGGCCGCAATAGCGCTCAGCACTGCGGTGCTGGTCATCGTCCTGCGAAATCCGGTCTACTGCGCCCTCTCGCTAGTTGGGACGTTCTTCGCGCTGTCGGGGGTCTATCTGTTGCTGCAGGCCCAGTTCATCGCTGTCGTGCAGGTGATCGTCTATGCCGGGGCGATCATGGTCCTATTCCTGTTTGTCGTCATGTTGCTCGATCTGGGCCATGAATCACCCGCCTGGCTGCAGCGAGATCGACCCAGGCTCCTGCTCGGTATCGGTGTGATTGTACTTCTACTTATCGAGTTGGCGATCCCCATCGGCTCC
- the nuoH gene encoding NADH-quinone oxidoreductase subunit NuoH: protein MPEGAFFVIMVTKIVVVFGLVLLSVTYLTWLERKVIGDIQVRLGPMRVGPHGLLQPIADGIKLLFKEEIIPQAADRTLYLLAPALTLIPAFISFAVIPFGDQIRLFGQTIDLVITDVNIGLLYVFGVASLGIYGIVLGGWASNNKYALLGGLRASAQMISYELSLGLSVVGVVMLSQSLSLVEIVDTQAKVWFIVLQPIGFLIFLICAVAEVNRAPFDLPEAETELVAGFHVEYSSMKFAMYFMAEYANMITVSAMATTLFLGGWRGPWLPPVVWFLIKLYLFIFLFIWLRGTLPRFRYDQLMRFGWKVLLPLALVNIMVTAVFVALR from the coding sequence ATGCCAGAGGGCGCCTTCTTCGTCATCATGGTGACGAAGATCGTCGTAGTCTTCGGGCTGGTGTTGCTGAGCGTTACCTACCTGACCTGGCTGGAGCGCAAGGTCATCGGCGACATCCAGGTCCGGCTCGGTCCGATGCGGGTCGGCCCTCACGGCCTGCTACAGCCGATCGCTGACGGGATCAAGCTCCTCTTCAAGGAGGAGATTATTCCCCAAGCCGCCGACCGGACGCTCTATCTCCTGGCCCCCGCGCTTACGCTGATCCCTGCCTTCATCTCCTTCGCGGTGATCCCTTTCGGAGACCAGATCCGCCTTTTCGGACAGACCATCGATCTGGTCATCACCGACGTCAATATCGGGTTGCTGTATGTGTTCGGTGTCGCCTCGCTCGGGATTTATGGGATCGTCCTGGGAGGGTGGGCCTCGAACAACAAGTACGCGCTGCTCGGGGGGCTGCGTGCCTCGGCCCAGATGATCAGTTATGAGCTCTCCCTGGGTCTATCGGTGGTGGGCGTGGTGATGCTGTCACAATCGCTGAGTCTGGTGGAGATTGTGGATACCCAGGCTAAGGTGTGGTTTATCGTTCTTCAGCCGATCGGATTCCTCATCTTTCTGATCTGCGCTGTTGCCGAGGTCAATCGCGCCCCATTCGACCTACCGGAGGCCGAGACGGAACTGGTGGCCGGCTTCCACGTCGAGTACAGTTCGATGAAGTTCGCCATGTACTTCATGGCTGAGTACGCCAATATGATTACCGTATCGGCCATGGCGACAACGCTATTCCTGGGCGGGTGGAGGGGGCCGTGGTTGCCGCCGGTCGTCTGGTTTCTCATCAAACTCTACCTGTTTATTTTTCTTTTTATCTGGCTTCGAGGCACACTGCCGCGCTTTCGATACGACCAACTGATGCGATTTGGGTGGAAGGTTCTACTGCCCCTTGCGCTGGTCAACATTATGGTGACGGCCGTGTTTGTGGCGTTGAGGTAA
- the nuoF gene encoding NADH-quinone oxidoreductase subunit NuoF produces MYEKILTNRFEIPGYRGTLEEYEATGGYQAIAKVLKEHTPAGLIELVKRSGLRGRGGAGFPTGVKWGFVPKGSELPKYLVCNADESEPGTFKDRELIMRDPHQLIEGIMLAGFAIGCQTAYIYIRGEFVAGARILEQAIQDATARGLLGKDILGSSFSLDLHAHRGAGAYICGEETALLESLEGKRGLPRLKPPFPATAGLYRKPTVVNNVETLSNIPHIVMRGAEWFSSIGTPKSTGTRIFGVSGHVRRPGIYECPIDVPMRELIFEHAGGMREGRRLKAVIPGGSSVPVLTERHLDTRMDFESLATAGSMAGSGGVIVIAEGTCMVRVGEVVSRFYHHESCGQCTQCREGTAWLHKTLRRIEEGRGRTADLDLLLDICDNMKGKTICPLSDAAAMPIESYLKYFRDEFEQHVAEHACPFGARVGV; encoded by the coding sequence ATGTACGAAAAGATTCTCACGAATCGGTTTGAGATTCCGGGGTATCGAGGAACCCTCGAAGAGTACGAGGCCACCGGAGGGTATCAGGCCATTGCGAAGGTACTCAAAGAGCATACCCCCGCCGGCCTGATCGAGTTGGTGAAGCGGTCCGGGCTCAGGGGAAGGGGAGGCGCAGGCTTTCCCACCGGCGTTAAGTGGGGTTTTGTTCCCAAGGGTTCCGAGCTGCCCAAGTATCTCGTCTGTAACGCCGATGAGAGCGAACCGGGGACGTTCAAGGATCGAGAGTTGATCATGCGGGACCCGCACCAGCTCATCGAAGGGATCATGCTGGCCGGTTTCGCCATCGGGTGTCAGACCGCCTACATCTACATCAGGGGTGAGTTCGTTGCAGGAGCGCGCATCCTCGAACAAGCGATTCAAGATGCGACCGCCCGTGGCCTCTTGGGTAAGGATATCCTGGGGAGCAGTTTTAGCCTGGATCTTCATGCGCATCGGGGCGCCGGCGCCTACATCTGTGGAGAGGAGACCGCCCTGCTGGAATCGTTGGAAGGTAAAAGGGGATTACCGCGGCTGAAGCCCCCATTTCCTGCTACGGCGGGACTCTATCGCAAGCCCACCGTCGTCAACAACGTTGAAACCCTCAGTAACATTCCGCACATTGTGATGCGTGGAGCCGAGTGGTTTTCGAGCATCGGGACCCCCAAAAGTACGGGTACCCGGATTTTCGGAGTAAGCGGTCACGTTCGTCGACCCGGCATCTACGAGTGCCCGATCGATGTCCCGATGCGTGAGCTGATCTTTGAACATGCGGGCGGGATGAGGGAGGGCCGCCGCCTGAAGGCGGTCATTCCAGGGGGTTCCTCGGTGCCGGTGCTGACCGAGCGACACCTTGATACCAGGATGGACTTCGAATCGCTGGCCACGGCAGGTTCCATGGCCGGGTCAGGCGGCGTCATCGTCATAGCTGAAGGCACCTGTATGGTTCGAGTGGGAGAGGTCGTCTCCCGATTCTATCATCACGAATCGTGCGGGCAGTGTACGCAGTGCCGTGAGGGGACGGCCTGGCTTCATAAGACGCTGAGAAGGATCGAAGAGGGTCGTGGGCGGACGGCAGATCTCGATCTGCTGTTGGATATCTGTGACAACATGAAGGGCAAGACCATCTGCCCCTTAAGCGATGCCGCCGCCATGCCGATTGAAAGCTATCTGAAGTACTTTCGCGATGAATTCGAGCAGCACGTTGCGGAACACGCCTGCCCGTTCGGAGCCCGGGTCGGGGTCTGA
- a CDS encoding NAD(P)H-dependent oxidoreductase subunit E: MTEETIQRILSRYPERCSALLPLMHLYQEAAGHLTEEAIIELAGRLGLTPTHVMEVATFYDMFRLKSGGRCEIWVCHNLSCALLGAEQVIRRLEETLGISAGETTPDGMFTIKRVECLAACGIAPAIQVGPDYYGPVAATDVGELVEQLKRQPAISDQPSSSLLKTDR, encoded by the coding sequence ATGACGGAAGAGACGATTCAACGTATCCTGTCCCGATATCCTGAGCGCTGTTCCGCCCTGTTACCGTTGATGCACCTGTACCAGGAGGCGGCAGGACATCTGACAGAGGAGGCCATCATCGAGCTGGCGGGACGTCTTGGTCTCACGCCGACCCATGTGATGGAGGTTGCCACATTTTATGACATGTTCCGTCTGAAGTCGGGTGGACGCTGCGAGATCTGGGTTTGTCACAATCTGAGTTGCGCGCTCCTGGGGGCTGAACAGGTGATTCGTCGCCTTGAAGAGACGCTTGGGATCAGCGCCGGAGAAACGACACCCGATGGAATGTTTACCATCAAGCGGGTTGAGTGCCTTGCGGCCTGCGGGATCGCCCCGGCGATCCAAGTGGGGCCGGATTACTACGGTCCGGTCGCGGCCACAGATGTCGGCGAACTGGTAGAGCAGTTAAAACGGCAACCAGCCATTAGCGATCAGCCGTCATCCTCGTTGCTGAAAACTGACCGCTGA
- the nuoD gene encoding NADH dehydrogenase (quinone) subunit D — MTERRTMTINMGPQHPSTHGVLRLVLELDGEIVVRCAPHIGYLHTGMEKIAESKRYQQVIPITDRMDYLAPLSNNLAYVLAVEKLLGIEVPPRAKVIRVMLTELTRIGSHLVWLGTHAIDIGAMSVFLYAFREREAILDMSEQVSGARMMSSYFRVGGLFADLPEGFEKTVRSFITSFPDRLAEYEDLLTKNPIWLERTRGVGVIKPEDAVDLGLSGPNIRACGIPWDVRKSNPYSGYEQFRFEVSRGTRGDVYDRYLCRIFEMQQSVAIVRQTLECLPDGSIAVADPKLTPPPKPRIKQSMEALIHHFLLWSEGFRVPAGEVYQSIESPRGEYGVYLVSDGSNKPYRLHFRTPSFVNLESLSKMVEGRLVADLVAIIGSIDIVLGEVDR, encoded by the coding sequence GTGACTGAGCGGCGCACCATGACCATCAACATGGGGCCCCAGCACCCCAGTACCCACGGCGTACTGCGTCTGGTCCTGGAGCTGGATGGCGAGATCGTGGTCCGATGCGCCCCACATATCGGCTACCTGCACACCGGGATGGAGAAGATTGCGGAAAGCAAGCGATACCAGCAGGTCATTCCCATCACGGACCGGATGGATTACCTGGCTCCCCTCAGCAATAACCTGGCCTATGTGTTGGCTGTCGAGAAGCTCCTTGGGATCGAGGTCCCGCCGCGGGCGAAGGTAATCCGCGTCATGCTGACGGAGCTGACCCGGATCGGGAGCCACCTGGTCTGGCTCGGCACCCACGCCATCGACATCGGGGCCATGAGCGTCTTCCTCTATGCCTTTCGGGAACGTGAGGCGATCTTAGATATGTCCGAGCAGGTGTCCGGAGCCCGCATGATGTCCAGCTACTTCCGAGTCGGCGGACTGTTTGCCGACCTGCCGGAGGGGTTCGAGAAGACGGTCCGGTCGTTTATCACCAGCTTTCCAGACCGCTTGGCCGAATACGAAGACCTGCTGACAAAGAACCCGATCTGGCTCGAGCGGACCAGAGGGGTCGGCGTGATCAAGCCGGAAGATGCAGTGGACCTCGGCTTAAGCGGTCCGAACATCCGGGCCTGTGGGATTCCGTGGGACGTTCGCAAGTCGAATCCCTATTCAGGGTATGAGCAGTTTCGTTTCGAGGTATCCAGGGGAACTCGCGGCGATGTTTACGACCGATACCTCTGCCGTATCTTTGAGATGCAGCAAAGTGTCGCCATCGTCCGCCAGACCCTGGAATGCCTTCCGGATGGATCGATTGCTGTGGCCGATCCGAAGCTGACCCCGCCGCCCAAGCCGAGGATCAAACAGAGCATGGAGGCCCTCATTCACCACTTCCTGCTCTGGTCGGAGGGGTTTCGTGTCCCGGCAGGAGAGGTCTATCAGAGTATCGAGTCACCGAGGGGCGAGTACGGGGTCTATCTGGTCAGCGACGGCAGCAACAAGCCGTACCGCCTTCACTTTCGGACACCCTCTTTCGTGAACCTGGAGTCGTTGTCGAAAATGGTGGAGGGGCGACTGGTAGCCGATCTGGTGGCGATCATCGGCAGCATCGATATTGTGCTCGGCGAAGTGGACCGATGA
- a CDS encoding NADH-quinone oxidoreductase subunit C, which translates to MDDVKGAEENLTVSRLRERFPEATLSIRSFRNETTLLVRPGDLIRICRHLKEDPGLLYDFLSDLTAVDRFGDHPRFEVVYHLYSLQYKWRIRLKVQVKEDEAVPSVTSVWGTANWHEREVFDMFGIGFEDHPDLRRILMPDGWEGFPLRKDYPVQASPKWWEEGAAGD; encoded by the coding sequence ATGGATGACGTGAAGGGGGCGGAGGAGAACCTTACCGTCTCGAGGCTGCGGGAACGATTTCCGGAGGCGACCCTTTCGATCAGGAGCTTTCGCAACGAAACGACCCTCCTCGTCAGGCCTGGTGATCTTATTCGTATCTGCCGCCACCTGAAAGAGGATCCCGGTCTGCTGTACGATTTCCTCTCTGATCTCACCGCGGTCGATCGGTTCGGGGACCACCCACGATTCGAGGTGGTCTACCATCTCTACTCTCTTCAGTATAAATGGCGGATCCGGCTGAAGGTGCAGGTGAAGGAGGATGAGGCGGTGCCCAGCGTGACGTCCGTCTGGGGCACTGCTAATTGGCATGAACGTGAAGTATTCGATATGTTCGGAATCGGCTTTGAGGACCATCCCGATCTTCGGCGGATCCTCATGCCGGATGGGTGGGAGGGATTCCCGCTCCGGAAAGACTACCCGGTGCAGGCCTCACCGAAATGGTGGGAAGAGGGGGCGGCAGGTGACTGA
- the ndhC gene encoding NADH-quinone oxidoreductase subunit A: MLLSYLPIFILILLAAGFALGTLFLSHVLGPRRPTHAKLAPYECGIDPVGSARERFSIKFYLVAMLFIIFDIEIVFLYPWAVILNSLRLFGLIEMVLFLGILLIGLLYVWKKGGLEWMT; encoded by the coding sequence GTGCTCCTCTCGTATCTGCCGATCTTTATCCTGATCCTGCTGGCCGCCGGTTTTGCTCTTGGCACCCTCTTTCTGTCCCACGTACTTGGGCCGCGGCGGCCGACTCACGCGAAGCTCGCCCCATACGAGTGTGGGATCGACCCGGTGGGCTCTGCCAGGGAGCGGTTTTCGATCAAGTTTTACCTGGTCGCGATGTTGTTCATCATCTTCGACATCGAGATCGTCTTTCTGTACCCCTGGGCGGTGATCCTGAATAGCCTGAGACTATTCGGGTTGATCGAGATGGTTCTCTTTCTCGGTATCCTCCTGATCGGCCTCCTGTATGTCTGGAAGAAGGGGGGCCTGGAATGGATGACGTGA
- a CDS encoding F0F1 ATP synthase subunit C, giving the protein MSRTQGAFALLLVTVLLVFGSQVAFAAEGVAPESSTASGSSLFFVVSVLTGGFAMAIASGAAAIGQSRAIVSALDAMGRQPAAAPKIQVAMIIGLALIESLAIYVLLVALIIFFANPFIKYVVPGA; this is encoded by the coding sequence ATGAGTCGCACACAAGGAGCGTTTGCTCTGCTGTTGGTCACGGTTCTGCTTGTCTTTGGGTCCCAGGTTGCGTTTGCCGCTGAAGGGGTCGCACCTGAATCTTCAACTGCTTCTGGCAGTTCGCTCTTCTTTGTCGTCTCGGTCCTGACGGGCGGATTTGCCATGGCGATCGCCTCTGGTGCTGCAGCCATCGGCCAGAGCCGAGCCATCGTCAGCGCGCTGGACGCGATGGGACGGCAGCCGGCCGCAGCGCCGAAGATCCAGGTGGCGATGATCATCGGCCTCGCGCTCATCGAGTCGCTGGCCATCTACGTCCTACTCGTTGCTCTGATTATCTTCTTTGCGAATCCCTTCATCAAGTACGTGGTTCCCGGCGCATAG
- the atpB gene encoding F0F1 ATP synthase subunit A, translating into MEHHPTLIQLPNFLGAIGIPGAWVPEHIAMAWVVMAILIGISYLATRRLEAVPGPIQNFMEVVVEMFGDLLTQMIGPKGKRYLPLIGTAGLFILVGNLLGAVPGFKPPTANLNTTAALAITVFLSYNYFGIREHGIAAYLRHFCGPILWLAPIMFPIELIGHLARPISLSIRLFGNIFGEEAVIGILLSLVWLVIPYVIYLGIMMPLSLFTSFVQSFIFVMLSMVYIAGAVQSEHEEHH; encoded by the coding sequence ATGGAGCATCACCCTACACTTATCCAGCTTCCTAATTTTCTCGGAGCAATCGGGATTCCCGGGGCCTGGGTGCCGGAGCACATCGCGATGGCCTGGGTTGTGATGGCTATCCTGATCGGCATTTCGTATCTGGCTACGAGGCGGCTCGAGGCCGTGCCTGGGCCGATACAGAACTTCATGGAGGTCGTTGTTGAGATGTTTGGAGACCTGCTCACGCAGATGATCGGGCCCAAGGGGAAACGGTACCTCCCCTTGATCGGGACGGCCGGTCTCTTCATTCTCGTTGGGAATCTCCTGGGAGCTGTTCCAGGTTTCAAGCCTCCTACGGCAAACCTCAACACCACCGCAGCGCTCGCCATCACCGTGTTCCTCTCCTATAACTACTTCGGCATACGGGAGCATGGGATCGCGGCCTATCTGCGCCACTTCTGCGGACCGATCCTCTGGTTGGCTCCTATCATGTTTCCCATTGAGCTGATCGGCCATCTCGCCAGACCGATCTCCCTGTCGATCCGGCTATTCGGCAACATCTTTGGGGAAGAGGCCGTCATTGGCATCCTGCTCTCGTTGGTCTGGTTAGTGATTCCCTATGTTATCTATTTGGGTATCATGATGCCCCTGAGTCTCTTTACCAGTTTCGTCCAGAGCTTCATCTTTGTCATGCTGTCCATGGTGTATATCGCGGGAGCAGTTCAATCCGAGCACGAGGAGCACCACTAA
- a CDS encoding AtpZ/AtpI family protein produces the protein MKDNQVRLWRQLAGLSSLGITFAASIAIGAFIGIVLDRWLKTSPWLMILFFVFGVAAGFSNLLKDLKRWGS, from the coding sequence ATGAAAGACAATCAGGTTCGACTGTGGCGTCAGCTCGCAGGATTGAGCTCGCTGGGGATTACCTTCGCCGCCTCCATTGCGATCGGAGCCTTTATCGGTATTGTTCTAGATCGCTGGCTGAAGACGTCGCCGTGGTTGATGATCCTGTTTTTTGTCTTCGGGGTTGCGGCAGGCTTTAGCAACCTCCTGAAAGATCTTAAGCGCTGGGGAAGTTGA